The genomic segment CAACATAGTGCGACCCGCCAGCGGACCCTCAGATCAACCGACGTTGATGTTACCGCCGCTGCAGTCCAGCGGCAACAAAAGGCCAGCAGGCAACAGGCCTTAGCGCTGCGGCGGGTGGTCGCGGAGGTAACGCGCCAAGGCCTGGGCCAACAGTGCGCAACCGCGCTCCGACAGGTGATAGTCGTCGTAGAAATTATCCTCCCAACCGGTCAGGTCGGGGGCGACGTCGGCAACCTCGGTCTCCGTCTGCTCGCCCGTATCGAGCATCAGATCGTTGTACTCGTCGATCGTCTCGCGGCAGTTGCCCACGTCGAGCGAGGTCCATTCGCGCGGCACCGGGTCGCTACGGGCGAACCACATGCGCTTGCGCCCGGCTTCGCCGACGAAATCGTCCCACAGAACCGGCTGCGTGACGAACACGAGCCGCACGCCGCGCGCGTGCGCCGCGTCGGCCATGGCCCGGAGACGCGCACTGTATTCCGTGGCGACTTTTCTCAGGTCAAAGGGAAAGGGCTCGATCGGCCGGCCGAGTCGCCGGTAGCGCAGCACGCGGCCGTCGTAGTCGTAGTAATAGCCATGCTGCCAGCGTCCGTTCCAATCGTAGCGGGCCAGATCGATGAGCCGCGATCGACGCCACAGGGGCGCAGGCGTGCCGCGCACGTCGAGCCGCATGAGCGACCGCAGGAAATCGTTCACGCCCACCATGGCGACGATGCAGTCGACCTGGTCGACCAGCGGCGACTCGCGCAGGAACTTCAGGTGCTGCGCCGTGGCATATTCGCTGACGGCCGCGGCGCCGACCCATGTGGATTGGCCCGCCAGCTCGGGAAGCTCGCGCGCGAGTCGCGACGTCCACGTGGCCTGGTCGTCGATGTACAGACATTCGGTGGCGCTGTCGCCGAGACAAAGAATCCGGTAGGCCGCTTGGCGCTCGGGCCACTCGGGACCGCGGAGTCCCTGGCCGTTGAATGCTACTTGCGACTTGCTCGAAACGCCCGGCATCTGAAACAAGTTCGGCTCGAACGCGTAGCGCGTGTTCGGCCAGCGGCAATGGAACTCGGGCCAGGGCCAGAGTTGCCCCAGTGCCGCTTCGGCCACCAGCCAGGCGCAGAGGCCCGCCGCGCCGAACGCCCAGCACTCCGTGCGCTTGCGGGCCAGCGCGCGGCGGAGTCCGCGCGAGACCACGGCCAGCGGCAAACCGAGCGCGAGGGTTGCGGCCGCCAGGTAAACGATCGCCCCGAACGAGCCCGGCGTTTGGGGCGACCAGCCGCGCGCCACAGCGACAATGCTGTCGCCGACGACGATCGCCGGCACCAGGCAGAAACCTACCCAGGAAGACAGCACCGCGGTCGGCGACGGGTCACGAACTGGCTGTGTTTCGGTCATCAGCGGGGCGGCTTACCGCAGGTGGGTCAATGAAGTCCGGTATTCTGTCGCCCGCTCGACCAGCAAGCAATGCGCGGGCAAACCGGCTGGGCTGCAGGCGAGGTCCGCCGCGAGTTTGCAGCGGAGGGGGTTCCGGGTAGTCTTGAAGTTGACGCCGAATGTGGAGCGACAGGCAATTGCGCGCTGCGTTGATGTGTTTCTTGGGCTTAGTCAGCATTAGCTCCGCTGCGCGCCGGCCGGCGTGCGGCCTGGGGGCCGCGTTTTGCCTGGGGCTGGGTTTGGTGTGCGGCGCAGCTCGCGGTGCTCAGCAGGATCAATCGGCCGTTGAACTCTTCGAGCGGCAAATACGCCCGTTGTTCGTCCAGCGCTGCCACAAGTGTCACGCACGCGCGAGCGAAAACGAATCGGAGTTCTCGGTCGCCTCGCGCGAGGGGCTGTTGACGGGTGGCGAACGCGGTCCGGCGATCGTGCCCGGCGATTCCTCGGCCAGCCTGCTCGTACAGGCACTCGAACACACGGCCGAGGGCGACCTGAAGATGCCGCCGTCCGGAAAGTTGCCGGCCGAGCAAATCGCGGCAGTCCGCGCCTGGATCGACGCCGGGGCCGTGTGGCCCGAGGCGCACGCCAAGGCGGCAGGTCCGAAGCATTGGTCGTTCGAGCCCCCGGCCGAAACGATGCCGCCCGCGGTTGCCGACGATACATGGATCGTCAACGACGTCGACCGCTTCATCGCCGCGCAACACGCGGCCCACGGCCTGCGGCCCGCGCCGGAGGCCGATCGCCGCGCCTTGATTCGCCGGGTGACCTACGACTTGACCGGCTTGCCGCCGACGCCCGAGGAGATCGACCAGTTTCTTGCGGACGCATCGCCCCGGGCCTACGAGACGCTGGTCGATCGGCTGCTGGCCAGCCCGCGCTACGGCGAGCGCTGGGCCCGACATTGGCTCGACCTGGTGCACTACAGCGACACCAACGGGCTCGACAACGATCACTCGAAACCCAATGCCTATCGTTATCGCGACTACGTGATTCAGGCGATGCAAGCCGATCTGCCGTACGACCAATTCGTGCGTGAGCAGATTGCCGGCGACTTGTTGGCCGATCCGCGTCCCAGCGACGACGGCGGCCACGATTGGGCCCCGCTGGGCACCGGCGCGCTGTGGTTGGGCGCCATGCTGAACGTACCGGTCGATCAGCCGGTCGCGCTGGCAAATGAGATGGAAAACCGCATCGATACCCTGGGCAAGGCGTTTCTCGGGCTCACGCTGGCCTGTGCTCGATGCCACGATCATAAGTTCGACGACATTCCGGCGACCGACTATTACGCCTTGGCGGGCATTCTGGAGAGCACGACCAACGTCCAGGCGTGTGTCAACACGGCCGAGCGAAACCGGGCCATTGCCGAGCAGGAATCGCAGCTACTGGTCAACGCGCAAGCGGCTCGCGACCTGCTCGAACGCCCCGATCTGCGCCAACAGTGGCTCGCCCCGCGCCTGGAGGCGGCGCAGCGCACGGCCGAGTACCTGCTCGAGGCGCGGCGGATCTGGCACGACGACTTTCCGGACGAGGCGCGCGACCGCAAACAACTCGCCGCGCGGGGCCTCGACTATGACGAGGCGCGGCGCTGGTACCAGCTACTCACGGGCAGTCGGCACCAGTCGCACCCGGTGTTTGTGCCCTGGATCAAGCTGCTGCGAGTCAACGACGATCGCTTCGACCGGCGGATTCGCACGATCGGCGACCGCCTGCTGGAGTTCGATCGCCTGCGACGCGAACACCAGCAAACCTGGGTCAAGCTCGAAGATTTCGAGGAACCGCAGGCCGACGGTTGGGAATCGACCGGCGCCGCATTTCCGGCGGTCGCCACGACCGACTTGCCGACTGAGCTGGTCGGCGCGGTGGGGCAGGGCGTGTGCGCAAGCGCCACGCGCGCCGATGCGGCCGTCGGACGCCTGGTGCGGCGCGACGTGCATATTGAGCATCGCTACCTGACGTTCTTGATTGCCGGCGACAACGCCGAGCGCGAGGCCGGCCTGAACCTGATCTTCAACAGCCAGGTGTTGCCCGAGCCGCGCGACGTCTGCGCCACCGGCGAGGGCACGATGCGCCTGTCGCGGCGCTGGTTCAACGTGCAGCCCTATCGCGGCCATGACGTCACGCTGGAAATTGTCGACGAGCGCTCCGAACCGGGCGGCAGGGTCTTTGTCGACGAGTTGCAATTCACCGACGAGTCGCCTTTTCCTGCCGAATGGCCGTCGCCCAATCGCTTGATCCTGGAGATTTTCACCGATCCGCAGGTGACCACGCCCCAACAGGCGGCCCAGCGCATCGAAGACGCGATTGTCGGTGCCCTGCAAGCGGCCGCCGCACAGTACGCGTCGCGCGCCGGCAGCACGGGGCCCGCGCCGAACTTTCGATTGGCGGATGCCGACTTGCACGAGATCTTCGTCGCCATGACCGGCCCGGATTCGCCGTTGGTCGCCCCGTCGATCGAGGAGTTCTTGCCGCCGGCCGAACGCGAGGAGCTGGCGCAGTTGACGGCGCAGCGCAACGAACTGGAAGCCACTTATCCCTCCTCGGTTATCGGCATCGTGAGCCGGGACCGCAGCCCGCACAACATGCGGTTGCACCGTTCGGGCGACCCGCACAATCCGGGCGACGAAGTGCCGCGCGGGTATGTCGCGGCCTTGTGTCAGGGCCACGAGCCGCCACCGCAAACCGGAAGCGGCCGGCTGGAATTGGCCGACTGGCTGGCCTCGTCCGACAACCCCCTGACGGCCCGAGTTGCCGTGAATCGCATCTGGCACCATCACTTCGGGCGCGGCCTGGTGGCCACGCCGGACAACTTTGGCATGTTGGGCGAGCCGCCGTCGCATCCCGAACTGCTGGATTGGCTGGCCCGTTGGTTCATCGACCAGGGCTGGTCGTTCAAGGCGCTGCACCGACTGCTCGTGACCAGCAACACCTATCGGCAGAGCAGCCAGGCGGACCAGGCCATGGAACAGTTCGACGCCGACAACGCGTGGCTACATCGCATGCCGTTGCGGCGACTCGAGGCCGAGTGCGTGCGCGACGCCCTGCTGGCAGTTGCCGGCAATTTGAACGAAGCGCGAGGTGGACCGCCGGTACCGCTGCATCTCGACAAGTTCGATGTGGGCGAAGACTTGCCGTTGGTGTCGGGGCCGCTCGACGGCGACCGCCGCCGGTCGATCTACCAGGAAGTGCGCACCAACCACCTTTCCGAGCTGTTGCGGGCCTTCGACCTGCCCGGGCCGAGCGAGACGATCGGGGCCCGGGAGTCGTCGGTCGTGGCCAATCAGTCGCTGGCCCTGATGAACAATGCCTTGGTCGCACAACAGGCGCTGGCCTGGGCCGAACGGCTAGCGTCCATCAAACCTCCGGAACAGCGGATCGAACGGATGTATGTCGAGGCGCTGGGCCGCCCGCCCACCGCGGTCGAAACTTCGTCGGCCGACCAATTCCTGGCGGCGCAGCGTGTACGCTATGAACAGCAAGGCCAGGCGGCAGACGCCGCCGGGCGACTGGCCTGGACCGATTTGTGCCAGGTGATGTTCAACCTGGCCGAGTTTGTCTATGTGCCTTGATCGAGAACAGCGCAGGCGCATTCGATGAACAATTTCGGCTCCCTGCACCGCAGCCTCCGGGCTTCGCGCCGCGATTTCCTGCAACGGTCGGCCTGCGGGTTCGGCGCGATGGCCCTCGCCGGGCTGCTTGGCTGCGAACAGTCGTCACAGCCAGCGCCGCGCAGTTCCACCGCCGGAAAACGCCCCAAGGCCAGGCAGGTCATCTACCTCTACATGAGCGGTGCGCCGTCGCATCTCGACACGTTCGATTACAAGCCGCTCCTGAAACAAGAACACGGCCAGCCGATCAAGATCCAGGTGCCCGATGTGCAGTTCAACGCCGGCGGGCACGTGATGCAATCGCCGTTTCGATTTGCCCAGCACGGCGCGTCCGGGGCCTGGATGAGCGAGATCTTTCCAAACCTCGCGCGGCACGCCGATCAAATGTGCTTTATCAAGTCGATGGTGGCCGATCACGGCGAGCACGGCACCGGCAACGTGTTCATGAACACCGGCAGCGGACGCGCCGGGCGACCGAGCATGGGCGCATGGCTCACCTACGGTCTCGGCAGCGACTCGAAGGAATTGCCGGGCTACATCGTGCTCGACAGCGGCCGGATCCCGATCGGCGGCGCCGCTTGTTATTCCAACGGCTTCTTGCCGGCGGTCCACCAGGCTACCGTGTTTCACGAGGGGAAGTATCCCGTCGCCGACCTGGCGCGCCAGGAGCCGACGGCCGAGCTGCAAGCGGCCAAGGTCGCGCTCGCGCAGCGGCAGAATCGCGACTTTGCCCGGGCCTGGGCCGGACACTCGCAGCTCGAAGCGGTGATTCAATCGGCCGAGCTGGCGTTCGCCATGCAAACGGCAGTGCCCGAACTGGTCGATCTGAGCGGCGAATCGCAAGCGACGCGCCAACTTTACGGGATCGACGAATACGACACGGACAGATTCGGCCGGCAGTGCTTGCTCGCGCGCCGGCTGATCGAGCGCGGCGTGCGCTTCGTGCAATTGTTTCCGCCCAAGCTGGACCAGTACGACCAATGGGACCAGCACTTCTATCTCGAGCAAGGCCATCGCGCCAACGCCACGGCGATCGACAAGCCCATCGCCGGCCTGTTGGCCGACCTGCAAGCGCGGGGACTGCTCGACGAGACGCTCGTGCTGTGGGGCGGCGAATTCGGCCGCACGCCGATGGTGCATGTCAACCCGGCCGGCGTCGTCTCGGCCACCGGGCGCACGCATAACCGTTTCGGGTTCACCGTCTGGATGGCCGGCGGCGGCGTCAAGCCGGGCTTCACCTACGGCGGTACCGACGAGTACGGTGTGTTTGCCGAGCCCGAGAAGAAGGTCACCGTGCACGACC from the Pirellulales bacterium genome contains:
- a CDS encoding PSD1 and planctomycete cytochrome C domain-containing protein, with the translated sequence MFVQRCHKCHARASENESEFSVASREGLLTGGERGPAIVPGDSSASLLVQALEHTAEGDLKMPPSGKLPAEQIAAVRAWIDAGAVWPEAHAKAAGPKHWSFEPPAETMPPAVADDTWIVNDVDRFIAAQHAAHGLRPAPEADRRALIRRVTYDLTGLPPTPEEIDQFLADASPRAYETLVDRLLASPRYGERWARHWLDLVHYSDTNGLDNDHSKPNAYRYRDYVIQAMQADLPYDQFVREQIAGDLLADPRPSDDGGHDWAPLGTGALWLGAMLNVPVDQPVALANEMENRIDTLGKAFLGLTLACARCHDHKFDDIPATDYYALAGILESTTNVQACVNTAERNRAIAEQESQLLVNAQAARDLLERPDLRQQWLAPRLEAAQRTAEYLLEARRIWHDDFPDEARDRKQLAARGLDYDEARRWYQLLTGSRHQSHPVFVPWIKLLRVNDDRFDRRIRTIGDRLLEFDRLRREHQQTWVKLEDFEEPQADGWESTGAAFPAVATTDLPTELVGAVGQGVCASATRADAAVGRLVRRDVHIEHRYLTFLIAGDNAEREAGLNLIFNSQVLPEPRDVCATGEGTMRLSRRWFNVQPYRGHDVTLEIVDERSEPGGRVFVDELQFTDESPFPAEWPSPNRLILEIFTDPQVTTPQQAAQRIEDAIVGALQAAAAQYASRAGSTGPAPNFRLADADLHEIFVAMTGPDSPLVAPSIEEFLPPAEREELAQLTAQRNELEATYPSSVIGIVSRDRSPHNMRLHRSGDPHNPGDEVPRGYVAALCQGHEPPPQTGSGRLELADWLASSDNPLTARVAVNRIWHHHFGRGLVATPDNFGMLGEPPSHPELLDWLARWFIDQGWSFKALHRLLVTSNTYRQSSQADQAMEQFDADNAWLHRMPLRRLEAECVRDALLAVAGNLNEARGGPPVPLHLDKFDVGEDLPLVSGPLDGDRRRSIYQEVRTNHLSELLRAFDLPGPSETIGARESSVVANQSLALMNNALVAQQALAWAERLASIKPPEQRIERMYVEALGRPPTAVETSSADQFLAAQRVRYEQQGQAADAAGRLAWTDLCQVMFNLAEFVYVP
- a CDS encoding DUF1501 domain-containing protein — protein: MNNFGSLHRSLRASRRDFLQRSACGFGAMALAGLLGCEQSSQPAPRSSTAGKRPKARQVIYLYMSGAPSHLDTFDYKPLLKQEHGQPIKIQVPDVQFNAGGHVMQSPFRFAQHGASGAWMSEIFPNLARHADQMCFIKSMVADHGEHGTGNVFMNTGSGRAGRPSMGAWLTYGLGSDSKELPGYIVLDSGRIPIGGAACYSNGFLPAVHQATVFHEGKYPVADLARQEPTAELQAAKVALAQRQNRDFARAWAGHSQLEAVIQSAELAFAMQTAVPELVDLSGESQATRQLYGIDEYDTDRFGRQCLLARRLIERGVRFVQLFPPKLDQYDQWDQHFYLEQGHRANATAIDKPIAGLLADLQARGLLDETLVLWGGEFGRTPMVHVNPAGVVSATGRTHNRFGFTVWMAGGGVKPGFTYGGTDEYGVFAEPEKKVTVHDLHATILHLLGIDHTQLTYRHGGRDYRLTDVFGEVVHDVVG